The Zingiber officinale cultivar Zhangliang chromosome 9A, Zo_v1.1, whole genome shotgun sequence genome window below encodes:
- the LOC122021618 gene encoding UMP-CMP kinase 4-like isoform X5, whose amino-acid sequence MIRNMMKEGKIVPPEVTIKLLLRAILESGNDKFLIDGFPRDEENRAAFESITNVEPDFVLFLDCPEEEMERRILARNQGRVDDSIQTMRKRFRVYMDSTVPVLDHYNSKAKLRKVDASRPIDKVFEDVKVIFAPFGAKANNSMRRSSIRMGMGHERVISLVERLCRATRDIIAYIFSKLRSFYPPACVTRKALKST is encoded by the exons ATGATTCGTAACATGATGAAGGAAGGAAAAATTGTTCCCCCAGAAGTAACAATTAAGCTTTTACTAAGGGCCATTCTTGAGAGTGGAAATGATAAATTTCTTATTGATGGGTTTCCCAGAGATGAAGAGAATCGTGCAGCCTTTGAGAGTATT ACCAATGTGGAACCAGATTTTGTGCTATTTCTTGATTGTCCAGAGGAGGAGATGGAACGGCGTATTTTAGCTCGCAACCAG GGAAGAGTTGATGATAGCATCCAGACAATGAGGAAACGCTTTAGAGTTTATATGGATTCCACTGTCCCTGTACTTGATCATTACAACTCAAAAGCCAAATTGCGGAAG GTTGATGCTTCAAGGCCCATTGATAAGGTTTTTGAAGATGTGAAAGTTATTTTTGCTCCATTTGGTGCCAAG GCCAATAATAGCATGAGAAGATCAAGCATCCGTATGGGAATGGGACATGAAAGGGTGATTTCTCTTGTTGAAAG GTTATGTAGAGCCACAAGAGACATAATAGCTTATATATTCTCGAAGTTAAGATCATTCTACCCTCCTGCTTGCGTTACGAGAAAAGCCTTGAAATCGACCTAA
- the LOC122019910 gene encoding MADS-box protein SOC1-like, giving the protein MVRGKTVMRRIENAASRQVTFSKRRSGLLKKAYELSVLCDSEVAVIVFSSRGRLYEFASSSIEKTMDRYLIHTKNVNVKPSAADHDTQNWKHETTNFVKKIELIESHRRKLLGECLGSCSVEELQELGNQLEESIRQIRKRKQTMLSDQIADLNEKVRCLLNENNVLREKLNGGRMQHLSTAHKDQDVEGITEVETELMIGRPGTR; this is encoded by the exons ATGGTGAGGGGGAAGACGGTGATGAGGAGGATCGAGAACGCCGCGAGCCGGCAGGTCACCTTCTCCAAGCGCCGGAGCGGTCTCCTCAAGAAGGCCTACGAACTCTCCGTCCTCTGCGACTCCGAGGTCGCTGTCATCGTCTTCTCCAGCCGCGGTCGCCTCTACGAGTTCGCCAGCTCCAG CATTGAAAAGACGATGGATCGCTACCTGATACACACAAAAAATGTGAATGTCAAACCGAGTGCAGCGGATCACGATACGCAG AACTGGAAGCATGAAACCACAAATTTTGTGAAGAAGATAGAACTCATTGAATCCCACAGAAGGAAGCTGTTGGGCGAATGTTTGGGATCTTGCTCAGTAGAGGAACTGCAAGAACTTGGGAACCAACTAGAGGAAAGTATCAGGCAAATTAGGAAAAGAAAA cAAACCATGCTATCTGACCAGATTGCAGACCTCAATGAAAAG GTGAGGTGTCTCTTAAATGAGAATAATGTATTAAGAGAAAAG TTGAATGGAGGGAGGATGCAACATCTTAGCACCGCACACAAGGATCAGGATGTTGAAGGAATAACGGAGGTAGAGACCGAGCTGATGATTGGGAGACCAGGAACTCGCTAA
- the LOC122021617 gene encoding probable indole-3-pyruvate monooxygenase YUCCA5, with protein sequence MSQFSGHRQARRRTKWVNGALIVGAGPSGLAVGACLRKQGLPFVILERARCVASLWQTRTYDRLRLHLPKRFCSLPGLPFPGDFPEYPTRDQFVEYLEAYARRFELSPRFGEAVTAARFDATCGMWRVRTAAEAEVEYMCHWLVVATGENAECVVPAVEGMCDFGGKVIHSGEYKSGEAFSGERVLVVGCGNSGMELCLDLCLHGAFPAMVVRDSVHVLPREALGKSTFELAVQLMKWLPLRLVDRVLLAISWMKLGDVKKLGLNRPALGPFELKFMQGKTPVLDLGALHKIKTGEIKVIPGIKKFLHGKVELVDGRILNVDSVIFATGYRSNIHEWLQGIDLIDKDGHPTREFPNGWKGSSGLYAVGFGRTGLSGISMDAVKVAEDIGRIWREETRQAKHIIACQRRRTSQN encoded by the exons ATGTCCCAGTTTTCCGGCCATCGCCAGGCGAGGAGGCGGACCAAGTGGGTGAACGGCGCGCTGATAGTCGGCGCCGGGCCGTCGGGGCTCGCCGTGGGCGCGTGCCTCCGGAAGCAGGGATTGCCGTTCGTCATCCTCGAGCGTGCCAGGTGCGTCGCCTCGCTGTGGCAGACGCGCACCTACGACCGCCTCCGGCTGCACCTCCCCAAGCGGTTCTGCAGCCTCCCGGGGCTCCCCTTCCCCGGCGACTTCCCGGAGTACCCCACCAGGGACCAGTTCGTGGAGTACCTCGAGGCCTACGCGCGGCGGTTCGAGCTCAGCCCGCGGTTCGGGGAGGCCGTCACGGCGGCGCGGTTCGACGCGACGTGCGGCATGTGGCGGGTGCGGACGGCGGCGGAGGCAGAGGTGGAGTATATGTGTCACTGGCTGGTGGTGGCGACGGGGGAGAACGCCGAGTGCGTGGTGCCGGCGGTGGAAGGGATGTGCGACTTCGGTGGAAAGGTGATCCACTCCGGCGAGTACAAGTCCGGCGAGGCATTTTCCGGGGAGAGAGTCCTGGTGGTGGGCTGCGGCAACTCCGGCATGGAGCTCTGCCTCGACCTCTGCCTCCACGGCGCTTTCCCCGCCATGGTCGTTCGTGACTCG GTTCATGTGCTACCAAGGGAGGCACTTGGGAAATCTACATTTGAGCTTGCCGTTCAACTAATGAAATGGCTTCCATTGAGGTTGGTCGATAGGGTCCTCTTGGCCATCTCATGGATGAAACTCGGGGATGTTAAAAAACTCGGcttgaaccgaccggctcttggTCCATTCGAACTCAAGTTCATGCAAGGGAAGACCCCGGTTCTAGACCTTGGCGCCTTGCACAAGATTAAGACCGGTGAGATCAAGGTGATCCCCGGCATCAAGAAGTTCTTACATGGCAAGGTGGAGTTGGTTGACGGGCGAATCCTCAACGTAGACTCGGTCATCTTTGCGACTGGCTACCGTAGCAATATACACGAGTGGTTGCAG GGCATTGATTTGATCGACAAAGACGGTCATCCGACACGAGAGTTTCCGAACGGGTGGAAAGGGAGCTCGGGGCTTTATGCGGTCGGGTTCGGTAGGACAGGGCTCTCGGGTATCTCCATGGACGCTGTGAAGGTAGCAGAGGACATTGGGAGGATATGGAGAGAGGAAACAAGGCAGGCAAAGCACATCATTGCTTGCCAAAGAAGGCGCACATCACAGAACTGA